One Rhizobium sp. NRK18 genomic window carries:
- a CDS encoding DHA2 family efflux MFS transporter permease subunit gives MATTANPAAAMSAPSEVIDPRRAIAFVAMVFGMFMSILDIQIVSASLAEIQAGLGAGTDEIAWVQTSYLIAEVVMIPLSGTLARILSTRVLFTISAAGFTAASMLCATATNIDQMIVYRAIQGFIGGGMIPSVFAAAFTIFPPSKRNIVSPIIGLVATMAPTVGPTIGGYLSHAFSWHWLFLVNVIPGLGVTAAAWLLIDFDKPNHSLMKRFDWVGLAAMAVFLGSLEYVLEEGNTKGWFQDEHIVMGTVALAVGAAVFFYRAFKVDFPVVDLKAFNNMNFAVGSLFSFIMGVGIYGMTYLYPLYLGRIRGYDSLMIGETMFVSGLAMFFGAPLSGILSSKLDPRVMMMIGFAGFGASTYWITYITPDWDFWELFIPQILRGLSMMLCMVPINNIALGTLPPQRIANASGLFNLTRNLGGAVGLALINTTLTERTDVHYAYLSERINAGNQAAQNWLSSVGANYSSYGLDGANIAIEKLAGVVKQQAWLLSFMDVFVGLSMLFFALIFLAMILRKPKAAAPAGAGH, from the coding sequence ATGGCAACCACAGCGAACCCGGCCGCGGCGATGTCCGCGCCCTCCGAAGTCATTGATCCGCGGCGGGCCATCGCGTTCGTCGCGATGGTCTTCGGCATGTTCATGTCGATCCTGGACATCCAGATCGTCTCGGCTTCGCTGGCGGAAATTCAGGCCGGCCTCGGCGCCGGCACCGACGAGATCGCCTGGGTCCAGACCTCCTACCTGATTGCCGAAGTGGTGATGATCCCGCTGTCGGGTACGCTTGCGCGCATTCTCTCGACCCGTGTCCTGTTCACGATATCGGCGGCAGGCTTCACCGCCGCCAGCATGCTCTGCGCGACGGCTACTAACATCGACCAGATGATCGTCTACCGCGCCATCCAGGGCTTCATCGGCGGCGGCATGATCCCGTCGGTGTTCGCAGCCGCCTTCACCATCTTCCCGCCCTCCAAGCGCAACATCGTCTCGCCGATCATCGGGCTCGTCGCAACGATGGCGCCGACCGTCGGGCCAACCATCGGCGGCTATCTCAGCCATGCCTTTTCCTGGCACTGGCTGTTCTTGGTCAACGTGATTCCCGGGTTGGGTGTTACCGCCGCCGCCTGGCTGCTGATCGATTTCGACAAGCCGAACCACAGCCTCATGAAGCGGTTCGACTGGGTGGGCCTGGCCGCAATGGCGGTCTTTCTCGGATCGCTTGAATACGTGCTCGAGGAGGGCAATACCAAGGGCTGGTTTCAGGACGAGCACATCGTCATGGGAACGGTCGCGCTCGCCGTCGGCGCTGCGGTGTTTTTCTACCGGGCGTTCAAGGTCGACTTCCCCGTCGTGGACCTGAAGGCGTTCAACAACATGAACTTTGCCGTCGGCTCGCTGTTCTCGTTCATCATGGGCGTCGGCATCTACGGCATGACCTATCTCTATCCGCTCTATCTCGGCCGTATCCGCGGATACGATTCGCTGATGATCGGCGAGACGATGTTCGTTTCCGGCCTGGCGATGTTCTTCGGTGCGCCGCTCTCCGGCATCCTGTCGAGCAAGCTCGATCCGCGCGTCATGATGATGATCGGCTTCGCCGGTTTCGGCGCCTCGACCTACTGGATCACCTACATCACGCCGGACTGGGATTTCTGGGAGCTCTTCATCCCGCAGATCCTGCGCGGTCTGTCGATGATGCTCTGCATGGTGCCGATCAACAACATCGCGCTCGGTACCCTGCCGCCGCAGCGCATTGCCAACGCGTCGGGCCTGTTCAACCTGACGCGAAACCTCGGCGGCGCGGTCGGCCTGGCGCTGATCAACACGACGCTGACCGAGCGCACCGACGTCCACTACGCCTATCTGTCCGAGCGCATCAATGCCGGCAACCAGGCGGCGCAGAACTGGCTGAGCAGCGTTGGTGCGAATTACAGCAGCTATGGCCTCGACGGCGCCAACATCGCGATCGAAAAGCTTGCCGGCGTGGTCAAGCAACAGGCATGGCTGCTGTCCTTCATGGATGTGTTTGTCGGCCTTTCCATGCTCTTCTTCGCGCTGATCTTCCTGGCGATGATCCTGCGCAAGCCCAAGGCTGCAGCCCCTGCAGGAGCCGGACACTGA
- a CDS encoding LacI family DNA-binding transcriptional regulator, whose protein sequence is MRPTVHDIAATAGVSLATVDRVLNNRPGVKRATRERVENAIGVLGYVRDVAAANLAKSRIYSLAFILPDGDNSFMGALEAAIAEAQSRGPHERTQVRLVKVPAFDAKALAEALDKIGAEGVDGLAAVAVDAPEVAVAVERLSEKGIPFVTLVSDLTASARAHYCGIDNSAAGRCAARLIGRFVSTPGAPVAVIAGSMLVKDHRERVEGFRDAVMRDHPELRVLAPIEGRDDGAIVYRQIGMLLDERPDVAAIYSLGAGNRGLVRALKERGLAGKVKVVAHELTPASRAALEDGTIDVIIAQDPGHEVRSAVRILKAKADGQPVIDAQEKIGIDIFLKDNLP, encoded by the coding sequence GTGCGTCCGACCGTTCACGACATTGCCGCGACAGCGGGCGTCAGCCTTGCGACGGTCGACCGGGTGCTCAACAACCGGCCGGGCGTGAAGCGTGCGACGCGCGAGCGGGTCGAGAACGCCATCGGGGTTCTCGGCTATGTTCGTGACGTCGCGGCGGCGAACCTCGCCAAGAGCCGCATCTATTCGCTGGCCTTCATCCTTCCCGACGGCGACAATTCCTTCATGGGAGCTCTGGAAGCAGCGATCGCCGAAGCGCAGTCGCGCGGCCCGCACGAGCGGACCCAGGTGCGGCTTGTCAAGGTACCGGCCTTCGACGCCAAGGCGCTGGCAGAGGCGCTCGACAAAATCGGTGCCGAAGGCGTCGACGGGCTGGCTGCGGTCGCGGTCGATGCGCCCGAGGTGGCTGTGGCGGTGGAACGGCTGAGCGAGAAGGGCATTCCCTTCGTGACGCTGGTTTCCGATCTGACCGCATCGGCGCGGGCGCATTATTGCGGCATCGACAACAGCGCCGCCGGACGTTGCGCAGCGCGGCTGATCGGCCGCTTCGTTTCGACGCCTGGGGCACCGGTTGCCGTCATCGCCGGTTCGATGCTGGTCAAGGACCATCGCGAACGCGTCGAGGGTTTTCGGGACGCCGTGATGCGCGACCATCCGGAATTGCGCGTTCTGGCGCCCATCGAGGGAAGGGATGACGGCGCGATCGTCTACCGCCAGATCGGCATGTTGCTCGACGAGCGGCCCGATGTCGCCGCGATCTACAGTCTCGGCGCGGGCAATCGCGGCCTCGTCCGGGCGCTGAAGGAACGGGGCCTGGCCGGCAAGGTGAAGGTTGTCGCCCACGAGCTGACGCCGGCTTCGCGCGCCGCGTTGGAAGACGGCACGATCGACGTCATCATCGCCCAGGATCCCGGCCACGAGGTGCGCAGCGCGGTGCGGATCCTGAAGGCCAAGGCCGACGGCCAGCCGGTCATCGATGCGCAGGAAAAGATCGGCATCGACATATTCTTGAAAGACAACCTGCCGTGA
- the xylB gene encoding xylulokinase, translating to MYLGLDLGTSGVKAMLIDASQKVVGSATGSLDVVRRNPGWSEQDPAEWIRATKDAVAGLKKTHAAELAAVKGIGLSGQMHGATLIGKDGEVLYPCILWNDTRSYKQAARLDADPMFRRITGNIVFPGFTAPKLAWIKDNEPEIFAKVDCVLLPKDYLRLWLTGERISEMSDSAGTSWLDTGKREWSKELLAATDLDERQMPKLVEGTEVGGTLRGELAAEWGMTGSIVVAGGAGDNAASACGMGTVSEGAAFVSLGTSGVLFAANASYLPKPESAVHAFCHALPNTWHQMGVILSATDALNWYSGIAGRSAAELTSELGEDLKAPTGVTFLPYLSGERTPHNDAVIRGVFSGLGHESGRATLTQAVLEGVTFAIRDNLEALKSAGTQISRVTAIGGGSRSHYWLKSIATSLGVPVGIPADGDFGAAFGAARLGLIAATGADPVAVCTAPATAATIEPEGALAGAYEEAYQRYRSLYPAIRALS from the coding sequence ATGTATCTGGGACTCGATCTTGGAACATCCGGCGTGAAGGCGATGTTGATCGACGCATCGCAGAAGGTGGTCGGATCGGCGACCGGTTCGCTGGATGTCGTCCGCCGCAATCCCGGCTGGTCCGAACAGGATCCGGCGGAATGGATCCGCGCCACGAAGGACGCCGTAGCCGGCCTGAAGAAAACGCACGCGGCCGAGCTCGCCGCCGTGAAGGGGATCGGCCTTTCCGGCCAGATGCATGGCGCGACGCTGATCGGCAAGGATGGCGAAGTTCTCTATCCCTGCATCCTGTGGAACGACACGCGCTCCTACAAGCAGGCCGCCAGGCTGGACGCCGATCCGATGTTCCGGCGCATCACCGGCAACATCGTCTTCCCGGGCTTCACCGCGCCGAAGCTTGCCTGGATCAAGGACAATGAGCCGGAGATCTTCGCCAAGGTCGACTGTGTCCTGCTGCCGAAGGATTATCTGCGGCTGTGGCTGACCGGCGAGCGGATCTCCGAAATGTCGGATTCGGCCGGAACATCCTGGCTCGACACCGGCAAGCGCGAATGGTCGAAGGAGCTGCTCGCCGCGACCGACCTCGACGAACGGCAGATGCCGAAACTCGTCGAAGGGACGGAGGTCGGCGGCACGCTGCGCGGCGAACTGGCGGCGGAATGGGGCATGACGGGTTCGATCGTGGTTGCCGGCGGGGCCGGCGACAATGCGGCATCTGCCTGCGGCATGGGAACGGTCAGCGAAGGCGCGGCCTTCGTTTCGCTCGGCACGTCGGGCGTCCTGTTTGCAGCCAATGCCTCCTATCTGCCGAAGCCCGAAAGTGCGGTGCATGCCTTCTGCCATGCGCTGCCGAACACCTGGCACCAGATGGGCGTGATCCTGTCGGCGACCGATGCGCTCAACTGGTATTCCGGCATTGCGGGACGGTCTGCAGCCGAACTGACGTCGGAACTCGGCGAAGACCTGAAGGCACCGACCGGCGTTACCTTCCTGCCGTATCTCTCCGGCGAACGCACGCCGCACAATGATGCGGTCATCCGCGGCGTGTTCTCCGGCCTCGGCCACGAATCCGGTCGAGCGACGCTGACGCAGGCCGTGCTCGAAGGCGTGACCTTCGCCATACGCGACAATCTCGAGGCGCTGAAATCGGCCGGCACGCAAATTTCGCGCGTCACGGCGATCGGCGGCGGCTCGCGGTCGCACTACTGGCTGAAGTCGATTGCGACGTCGCTCGGCGTGCCGGTCGGTATTCCCGCCGACGGCGATTTCGGCGCAGCCTTCGGTGCGGCCCGGCTCGGCCTGATCGCGGCGACCGGCGCCGATCCGGTGGCGGTCTGCACCGCGCCCGCAACGGCTGCGACCATTGAACCGGAGGGCGCCCTCGCCGGCGCATACGAGGAAGCCTACCAGCGCTACCGGTCGCTCTACCCGGCGATCCGGGCGTTGTCCTGA
- the xylA gene encoding xylose isomerase, translated as MSTGFFGDIAKVKYEGPESTNPLAFRHYNPDELVLGKRMEDHLRFAVAYWHTLAWEGGDPFGGRTFDRPWYGDGMAKAKLKADVAFELFDLLGAPYYCFHDADVRPEGATFAENTKNLNEIVDYFAEKQAATGVKLLWGTANLFSNRRFMSGASTNPDPDVFAYSAATIKTCMDATMKLGGENYVLWGGREGYETLLNTDLKRELDQMARMLHMVVEYKHKIGFKGTILVEPKPQEPTKHQYDYDVATVYGFLKKHGLENEVKMNIEQGHAILAGHTFEHELALANALGIFGSIDMNRNDYQSGWDTDQFPNNVPEMALAYYQVLQAGGFTTGGTNFDAKLRRQSIDPEDLLYGHIGGMDACARGLKAAAKMVEDGALSKPLAERYAGWESERAKKMLSGGMSLEEITAMVEAENINPQPKSGRQEHLENIVNRYV; from the coding sequence ATGAGCACCGGATTTTTCGGCGATATCGCCAAGGTCAAGTATGAAGGGCCGGAGAGCACCAATCCGCTCGCCTTCCGGCATTACAATCCCGACGAGCTCGTGCTCGGCAAGCGCATGGAAGATCATCTGCGCTTCGCCGTCGCCTATTGGCATACGCTGGCCTGGGAAGGCGGCGACCCGTTCGGCGGACGCACATTCGACCGTCCCTGGTATGGCGATGGCATGGCGAAGGCGAAGTTGAAGGCCGACGTCGCCTTCGAACTCTTCGACCTGCTCGGCGCGCCCTACTACTGCTTCCACGATGCCGATGTGCGTCCGGAAGGCGCGACCTTTGCCGAGAACACGAAGAACCTCAACGAGATCGTCGACTATTTTGCCGAAAAGCAGGCGGCGACCGGCGTCAAGCTTCTCTGGGGTACGGCGAACTTGTTCTCCAACCGCCGCTTCATGTCGGGCGCATCGACCAACCCGGATCCGGACGTCTTTGCCTACTCGGCCGCGACCATCAAGACCTGCATGGACGCGACGATGAAGCTCGGTGGCGAGAACTACGTTCTGTGGGGCGGACGTGAAGGCTACGAGACCTTGCTCAACACGGACCTGAAGCGCGAGCTCGACCAGATGGCGCGCATGCTGCACATGGTCGTCGAGTACAAGCACAAGATCGGCTTCAAGGGCACGATCCTCGTCGAGCCGAAGCCGCAGGAGCCGACCAAGCACCAGTACGACTACGACGTCGCGACCGTCTACGGCTTCCTGAAGAAGCACGGCCTCGAGAACGAAGTGAAGATGAATATCGAACAGGGCCATGCGATCCTCGCCGGCCACACGTTCGAGCACGAGCTTGCGCTTGCCAATGCACTCGGCATCTTCGGTTCGATCGACATGAACCGCAACGATTACCAGTCCGGCTGGGATACCGACCAGTTCCCCAACAACGTGCCGGAAATGGCGCTTGCCTATTACCAGGTCCTGCAGGCCGGCGGCTTCACCACCGGCGGCACCAATTTCGACGCCAAGCTGCGCCGTCAGTCGATCGACCCGGAAGACCTGCTCTACGGTCACATCGGCGGCATGGACGCCTGCGCGCGCGGCCTGAAGGCAGCAGCGAAGATGGTCGAGGACGGCGCACTCTCGAAGCCGCTCGCCGAACGCTATGCCGGCTGGGAAAGCGAACGCGCCAAGAAGATGCTGTCGGGCGGCATGTCGCTGGAAGAGATCACGGCGATGGTCGAGGCGGAAAACATCAATCCGCAGCCGAAGTCCGGACGCCAGGAGCATCTGGAAAACATCGTCAACCGCTACGTCTGA
- a CDS encoding CatB-related O-acetyltransferase, protein MPLLDKSLRYPITTPDGTNLKTSVYLKNAIDHPRIEAGDYAYASFFEAPENVAEAIAPYLFAFSRERLVIGKFVQIANGVKFITSSANHPMGGLTTYPFRIFDPSTMAAYLDLPFSDTVIGHDVWIGYGAIVMPGVTIGSGAIVASGSVVTRDVAPYTIVGGNPAAVIRQRFDDETIADLLKIAWWDWPIDKIEDNLPALEAGDITALKKAA, encoded by the coding sequence ATGCCTCTTCTCGACAAATCTCTCCGCTATCCGATCACGACGCCGGACGGCACCAACCTCAAGACCAGCGTCTATCTGAAGAATGCCATCGATCACCCGCGCATCGAGGCCGGTGACTATGCCTATGCGTCCTTCTTCGAGGCCCCGGAAAACGTCGCGGAAGCGATCGCGCCCTATCTCTTCGCCTTCAGCCGCGAAAGGCTGGTGATCGGAAAGTTCGTCCAGATCGCCAACGGTGTGAAGTTCATCACCTCGTCCGCTAATCACCCGATGGGCGGGCTGACGACCTATCCCTTCCGCATCTTTGACCCGTCGACCATGGCCGCCTATCTCGACCTGCCGTTCAGCGATACGGTCATCGGCCATGACGTCTGGATCGGCTATGGCGCTATCGTCATGCCCGGGGTGACCATAGGTTCCGGCGCGATCGTCGCCTCGGGTTCGGTCGTCACGCGCGACGTCGCGCCCTACACCATCGTCGGCGGCAATCCGGCCGCGGTCATCCGCCAGCGTTTCGACGACGAAACCATTGCGGACCTTTTGAAAATCGCCTGGTGGGACTGGCCGATCGACAAGATCGAAGACAACCTGCCTGCGCTCGAAGCTGGAGACATCACAGCACTGAAGAAGGCTGCCTGA
- a CDS encoding GH1 family beta-glucosidase: protein MTITPQDLRRAFPGDFTFGVATAAFQIEGAAKADGRKPSIWDAFSKMPGRVFGRHDGDVACDHYNRLEEDLDLIQSLGVEAYRFSIAWPRIVPEGTGRVNEEGLDFYDRLVDGCKARGIKTFATLYHWDLPLALMGDGGWTARSTAYAFQRYARTVMARLGDRLDAVATFNEPWCSVWLSHLMGVHAPGEKNMDAALHALHYTMLAHGLGVEAIRAEAPNMPAGLVFNPMVTMAGSDSEADKAAEERAFQFHNGVFFEPVFKGSYPEAFMTALGDRMPEIEDGDMEIISQKLDWWGMNYYTPMRVADDRSEGAEFPAIKSAPFVSQTVTDIGWEVYAPALKHGIEELYRRYDLPEMYITENGACYNMGPNDDGVIDDQPRIDYLAAHLKATAELIKGGYPIRGYFAWSLMDNFEWAEGYRMRFGIVHVDYETQVRTVKKSGEWFKALATAPSKADDMAA, encoded by the coding sequence ATGACCATCACCCCACAGGACCTTCGCCGGGCGTTTCCCGGTGATTTCACGTTCGGCGTTGCCACCGCTGCATTCCAGATCGAAGGCGCGGCAAAGGCCGATGGCCGCAAGCCGTCCATCTGGGACGCCTTCTCCAAGATGCCGGGCCGCGTCTTTGGTCGCCATGACGGCGACGTTGCCTGCGACCATTATAACCGCCTCGAAGAGGATCTCGACCTGATCCAGAGCCTCGGCGTCGAGGCCTACCGCTTCTCCATCGCCTGGCCGCGCATCGTTCCGGAAGGGACGGGCCGCGTGAACGAGGAAGGGCTCGATTTCTACGACCGTCTCGTCGACGGCTGCAAGGCACGCGGCATCAAGACGTTTGCGACGCTCTACCACTGGGACCTGCCTTTGGCCCTGATGGGTGACGGCGGCTGGACGGCGCGGTCGACCGCTTACGCCTTCCAGCGCTATGCCCGCACCGTGATGGCCCGCCTCGGCGATCGTCTCGACGCTGTGGCAACCTTCAACGAACCCTGGTGTTCCGTCTGGCTCAGCCACCTGATGGGCGTTCATGCGCCGGGCGAGAAGAACATGGACGCCGCTCTTCATGCTCTGCATTACACCATGCTGGCGCATGGGCTTGGCGTCGAGGCCATCCGCGCCGAGGCGCCGAATATGCCGGCAGGTCTCGTCTTCAATCCGATGGTGACCATGGCCGGCTCCGACAGCGAGGCGGACAAGGCGGCGGAAGAGCGGGCCTTCCAGTTCCACAACGGCGTCTTCTTCGAACCGGTCTTCAAGGGCTCGTATCCGGAAGCCTTCATGACGGCGCTCGGCGATCGCATGCCGGAGATCGAAGACGGCGACATGGAGATCATCAGCCAGAAGCTCGACTGGTGGGGCATGAATTACTACACGCCGATGCGCGTTGCCGACGATAGAAGCGAAGGCGCGGAATTCCCGGCAATCAAGTCGGCTCCCTTCGTCAGCCAGACGGTCACCGACATCGGCTGGGAAGTCTATGCTCCGGCATTGAAGCACGGCATCGAAGAACTTTACCGCCGCTACGACCTGCCGGAGATGTACATCACGGAAAACGGCGCGTGCTACAACATGGGCCCCAATGACGACGGCGTCATCGACGACCAGCCGCGCATCGACTATCTCGCCGCGCATCTCAAGGCGACGGCGGAACTGATCAAGGGCGGCTATCCGATCCGCGGCTATTTTGCATGGTCGCTGATGGACAATTTCGAGTGGGCGGAAGGCTACCGCATGCGCTTCGGCATCGTCCATGTCGATTACGAGACGCAGGTCCGCACCGTGAAGAAGAGCGGTGAATGGTTCAAGGCGCTTGCAACGGCGCCGTCGAAGGCGGACGACATGGCGGCCTGA
- a CDS encoding NADPH-dependent FMN reductase encodes MIRILAISGSLRAASSNTALLKALAALTPADVEIELCELIGDLPIFNPDLEDDLTPAAVRMLAEKVRDADGLIIACPEYAHGIPGGLKNALDWLVSGDEVPFKPVMLAHASHRGQHVLAALSEVLRTMSLAIVENAFLQVPLLGKAEAARDAIIADCSGLMKDKLGVLVDVCRASVGRSD; translated from the coding sequence ATGATCAGGATCCTGGCAATTTCCGGCAGTCTCAGGGCCGCCTCCTCCAACACTGCGCTCTTGAAGGCGCTGGCGGCGCTCACACCCGCCGATGTGGAGATCGAACTCTGCGAGCTGATCGGTGATCTGCCGATCTTCAATCCCGACCTCGAGGACGACCTCACACCCGCAGCCGTCCGCATGCTGGCGGAAAAGGTGCGGGACGCCGACGGGCTCATTATCGCCTGCCCGGAATATGCCCACGGAATTCCGGGGGGCCTCAAGAATGCGCTCGACTGGCTTGTCAGTGGCGACGAGGTCCCGTTCAAGCCGGTGATGCTGGCGCATGCCTCGCACCGCGGTCAGCATGTGCTCGCCGCGCTCAGCGAAGTGTTGCGGACGATGTCGCTGGCCATCGTCGAGAACGCCTTTCTGCAGGTCCCATTGCTGGGCAAGGCCGAGGCGGCGCGCGATGCGATCATCGCCGATTGTTCGGGGCTGATGAAGGACAAACTGGGCGTGCTTGTCGATGTCTGCAGGGCGAGTGTCGGTCGCAGCGATTAG
- a CDS encoding EAL domain-containing protein, whose protein sequence is MRTALRVNARGLVVGTLTSFAVMAAVVVLLVVTSFNDMATHANALDDARSRETTRGALDTFRQQLGLTLNDYAAWDDAAINIYSRPNMFWVISNYGEMSKDSDLFDITMVIDRSGDAVLSYKDGVPVSMPVASFFDPSLQTLIERAENPAPGEAPEASGFVRTKAGIAAIGVALVRMKDGSIDVPPADYKYLIFARHLTAEKITNLSETYVVQGMALADTDAAAANFVAISNADGEVLGKLVWTSRRPGDASYSQIWPRVLAAMSIVGVFFALLFSVGWIAIRKLRSAERRAWLMSLQDRLSGLWNRSGLFGKLDDLIEEASVTKSDVLLMYLDLDGFKGVNDSYGHGTGDKLIRGVAVGLRQLSPADAVIGRIGGDEFAIALCADDAAQTASDLGDIIQRFFAEPLLIDDHVAVVGCSIGYAISRAGVTARDELVRFADLAMYRAKEAGKGRTIAYDATMEEERQLQKELERDLQKAIEADELTVAYQPLVRARDSEVVGFEALARWNRKGHGPVRPDVFISVAETSGLIHALGRQIMRQAFTQAAKWPEKRISINISPAQFRDPGFVHTVAGMLTESGMDARLVSLEMTEGYLVHNTARARETIARLKALGVKIVLDDFGAGFSSIGYLRQFGFDRLKIDRTLITALDDGHRAKEMLQATVALARSLEIPVTAEGIEREDQAVMLRLFGCDEFQGYYFGRPVSAAEIEEALDASSGKPMELSAEA, encoded by the coding sequence ATCAGAACTGCCTTGCGCGTGAACGCCCGCGGTCTCGTTGTCGGGACCCTCACCTCTTTCGCGGTGATGGCGGCGGTCGTCGTGCTTTTGGTCGTGACGTCCTTCAACGACATGGCGACACATGCCAATGCGCTGGACGATGCCCGTTCGCGGGAAACCACGCGTGGCGCGCTCGATACATTTCGTCAGCAGCTGGGGCTGACGCTTAACGATTATGCCGCCTGGGATGACGCGGCCATCAACATATACAGCCGCCCAAACATGTTCTGGGTCATCTCGAATTACGGGGAAATGTCGAAGGACAGCGATCTGTTCGACATCACCATGGTGATCGACCGAAGCGGCGATGCTGTCTTGTCGTACAAGGACGGCGTGCCGGTCAGCATGCCTGTCGCATCCTTTTTCGATCCTTCCCTGCAGACCTTGATCGAGCGGGCTGAGAATCCTGCGCCCGGCGAGGCTCCGGAAGCGTCCGGCTTTGTCAGGACCAAGGCCGGCATCGCCGCGATCGGCGTCGCCCTGGTGCGGATGAAGGATGGTTCCATCGACGTGCCTCCGGCCGATTACAAATATCTGATATTCGCCCGGCATCTGACGGCGGAGAAGATCACCAACCTCTCCGAAACCTATGTCGTGCAGGGCATGGCACTTGCCGATACGGACGCCGCTGCCGCCAATTTCGTGGCGATTTCCAATGCGGACGGTGAGGTTCTCGGCAAGCTGGTGTGGACATCGCGCCGGCCCGGAGATGCGAGCTACAGCCAGATCTGGCCCCGCGTGCTCGCAGCGATGAGCATCGTCGGCGTGTTTTTCGCCCTTCTGTTCTCGGTTGGCTGGATAGCGATCCGCAAGTTGAGGAGCGCCGAGCGACGGGCATGGCTGATGTCTCTACAGGACCGCCTGAGTGGATTGTGGAACCGCAGCGGGCTATTCGGAAAGCTTGACGATCTTATCGAAGAGGCTTCGGTGACGAAGTCGGACGTGCTGCTGATGTATCTCGATCTCGATGGGTTCAAGGGCGTCAACGACAGCTATGGTCATGGAACGGGCGACAAGCTCATCCGCGGGGTGGCCGTCGGCCTGCGCCAGCTGTCACCCGCCGACGCCGTGATCGGGCGCATCGGCGGCGATGAATTCGCAATCGCGCTCTGCGCCGACGATGCGGCGCAGACGGCGTCAGATCTCGGCGATATCATCCAGCGGTTCTTCGCCGAGCCGCTGCTCATCGACGATCATGTCGCCGTCGTGGGGTGCAGCATCGGCTACGCCATATCGAGGGCTGGCGTCACCGCGCGCGACGAACTGGTGCGGTTTGCCGATCTTGCCATGTACCGAGCCAAGGAAGCCGGCAAGGGGCGGACCATCGCCTATGACGCGACGATGGAAGAAGAGCGCCAGCTGCAGAAGGAGCTGGAACGCGACCTGCAGAAGGCGATCGAGGCGGACGAACTGACCGTCGCCTACCAGCCGCTGGTGAGAGCGCGCGACAGCGAGGTTGTCGGCTTCGAGGCGCTGGCACGCTGGAACCGCAAGGGGCATGGCCCGGTCCGTCCGGATGTCTTCATCAGCGTCGCGGAAACGAGCGGTCTCATCCATGCGCTCGGCCGCCAGATCATGCGGCAGGCTTTCACGCAGGCGGCCAAATGGCCGGAGAAGAGAATTTCCATCAATATTTCGCCGGCGCAGTTCCGCGATCCGGGCTTCGTCCATACGGTCGCGGGCATGCTCACGGAATCCGGCATGGACGCCCGTCTCGTCTCGCTGGAAATGACCGAGGGCTATCTGGTCCACAATACGGCTCGTGCCCGCGAGACCATCGCCCGCCTGAAGGCGCTGGGCGTCAAGATCGTGCTCGACGATTTTGGCGCCGGCTTCTCCTCGATCGGCTATCTGCGTCAGTTCGGCTTCGACCGGCTCAAGATCGACCGGACGCTGATCACCGCGCTCGACGACGGCCATCGGGCCAAGGAGATGTTGCAGGCGACCGTGGCGCTCGCCAGATCGCTGGAAATCCCGGTGACGGCGGAAGGGATCGAGCGCGAAGACCAAGCCGTCATGCTGCGGCTGTTCGGCTGCGACGAATTCCAGGGCTATTATTTCGGCCGGCCGGTATCGGCAGCCGAAATCGAGGAGGCGCTGGATGCTTCGAGCGGCAAGCCCATGGAGCTTTCCGCCGAGGCCTGA